One Salvia splendens isolate huo1 chromosome 1, SspV2, whole genome shotgun sequence genomic window, CTTAGCTAGTTTGAAATTCCCTTACTACTTGGTTAAGGATTCATGGGATTTCAGTAGGTTTCGAAATCTTTGAGTTTACTGTTGATTAGAACAAAAAGATAGCCTTGTAGTTTTTCTTAAGGTACGTGGCTGGTACTATCAATGTTTTTGAAGCTACTGATCTGGAGTGGTAAGCCTAAGTGTGAGCATGCTTCCTAATGTTTCTATGTTGCCTATATGATGACATGAAATGCCAAACTGTCTTGAGAGTGAAAGGGGTTACCTTCACTGCTACTGTTATGTCGCCTCTGCTTCTGGCCTTGATCCCTAACTCGGCTCCTCTCCCTCCTTGGCTTCGATCCCTCTCTGCCTTGGTCCTTCTCACTCTTTACTTCGCTATCTTGTGATCGATTTTTGTGATGAGGGAAGGGAGAGGCTGAGGCCTTATTTATACCTGTGGCCTAACTGAAAGCCTGAAAAAGGCTGATCTCTGGCTAAAGAGGGTCTGCAGTTTTGCAGACTGTATCTCTGAATTATTGGCTTCTTTCCCAATTGATTCTGGTGTTTCTTGGTGGTGTACTCGTGAGCTGGATAAGCCTTTGGCTCCTGGCTATATTTTGATGCCATAACCGAAATTTGGTgttttgtgctgccttgtacCCTAGCTCATTTATGGGTTTTGTCTCCTTTTGGCAGGTGCACAACAAGAGGATCTTGCTGCTGATATCCTTGGCAGTAGTGGATGGATAATGGGTACCAATCTGAAAATCTCAGCCTTGCCGAGTGTAGTTTCTGGGGTGGAATGGTGCTGGCTGGAGTTTGCCTCTTTCGGCCCAGCTCAGCCTCCCCTTTTCGAAAGGTAAGGTTTCCCCTTCCCCTTTTTTTTCTAGAACCTGGTATTAGTTCATATTTTATCCCATGAATCTAAGTCTCATTTATGTGTGTTCGGCAGGTAGGCGAGAGGCCTATTTCCGCTGGTTGTACGCCTTCTAATTCGGCACAACGACTATCAAGAATCTGGGCTGAAACCCCTTGTTAGAGAGGCCCGAAATTTGTAGTTCTCGGCTGTAATAGTGTAGGGAAAgtttatttccaatatttttcttttgtcaaCATTTGTAATTTAAAGCTTAGCTTGAAATTCTGGAAATTGTATTTGTACCCCTTTCAAGAATTAAAATACTCATTCATTCTTAAATAAAATTCTagcattttatttcataactctcgataatctaagtctcggctattacagtTGATTCAGTTTTGTTTTGCGTAGAATGTAATTGGTTCGTCATGCGTTGAAGATGAAACTGTGGGAGTCAATGTACTAAAAGATGTGTACCAACCGGTCATGGACGGTGGGTGTCAACCACAAGCGGACATATGGGTTGCCAGTTCATTCTTCCCAGTTCTTGAGGACATTACCCATGAACAGTTCTTGTCCGAATTTGACACCCCTGTGCAAGAGTCAGCTCCAACCGTTGTAGTTTCAGAAGAAGCCGAACCAACTGCAGGAGAAGTACCCCAACAAGTTGCCCAAGATGATGTTTATTGTCCATCTTTCAAGTATGTTCCGGACGGATGTCATCTTCATAATGAGGGATATAcgagtgatgatgatgaggatggGGTCGGCATTTTATCTCCTTGGCAAACATGTGTCGAGATAAGCAGCTATTTACATCCTATTACTAATCCCTATGTCAGCAACAACCGGAACAACAAGAGGAACAACAGTGGAGTGTGGATGCGGAGACCGAACAACAGGGGTCTAGACAGCAGAATGGTGAGGGCAGTGGAGGGTCCAAGAAACGGCGAAAGTATTCCCCTGTTGTGGAACAAAGGAACTCGACGGATACAAACCCACTATGCGAGCAAGAAACAGTGGATGAGCTACAAGATCTACAAGATCTTGAAGATTTGGGGGGTTAAAGAAGAAGGGTATAAAGTACACCCCATTCAAGCTGACCAATGAGCTTCCAGTTTGGAAGGCTAGTGATATTTTTAAGGATCGAGATTTCTTCTATTAGGTCATTCGCCAGTACGCGATAATGACCAGACGACGTGTACATGAATCCAAAAATGATGGTAAGAGACTTCATGCCATTTGTAAAGGCAAGGAATGCGAATGGTATGTGTATGCAAGGAAGATCGAAACTCACAACAATACCAATTATGTGGTAATGAATATGCAGAGAGATCATGCTCACACGTGCTCGCAAGTGTTGGATCAGAGATGGCTCACGTCCAAGTGGCTAGTTGAGCGTTTCATGGAGAAAATCAAAGCAAACCCCCACATTCCATTGGCAGTTATACGGCAGTGTGTGGATGAGGAGTTCGGGCTGAAAGTTGGTTGGATGAAGGCATATCGCGCAAGAGACAGTGCATTAGAAGGTATCTTTGGCAAGGCGGGACTCCAATACCGGAGACTGTTCTACTACAAATCTGAATTGGAACGGACACACCTTGATTCGAGTGTGCATATACACTACGAGAACTTCATGGATCCTGAAGTTGTAGGCCCGAGATTCTTGAGGCTTTATTGTTGCCTCGGGCCTTTGAAAAATGGTTGGATGCGTTTTTTCCGTTCAACTATCTTCTTGATTGCCTGTTTCTTGAGAGGTATGTACAGAGGCCAACTTATGACGGCCATGGGAATTGATCCAAACAATGGTTGGTGGCCTATTGCGTGGGCGGTGACTGAGGCAGAGAGCTATGATCAGTGGAAATGGTTTCTCGCCTACCTATCAGAGGACCTTTTttatgtcaattttttttccaagTAAACCTCAAAATGTAATGTTCCAACacatgatcttagcccaaacGTGACTGAGATCCAAACCAAGAACATGAAAAAGCAAAGCAGAGGTCCCACAAGCCGGGAACCTCCATGCTATCAAGAGGGAAAAAAGGACTAAATAAACTAAAGGAAGAGACGAATATAAAATAAAGCTAACCCTCATGAGAACAGGTTCAACCCACATCTCTCCGTCGgaaacggaagttaggatatcccagctggtccatcctaactagCGCCTTCAGGTACCGAGGCGCAGAGATTGGATCGTAGTATGTGAGGGCAGGGGTTTGGATCCCCCTACCTACCAGAAAGTCGGCAGCCCGGTTCCCTTCTCTGTAGATATGTGAGAATCGAACCTGCCGCTGAGATGTCATactccggatcaaagccataTGATGTCTAAGATCCGCATATCCAAGATGTGTAGATGACAATAAGGTAACCAGAGCCGCTGAGTCCAGCTCTATCCAAATGTGTGTAGAGAGCTCCATAGCCATCTCCAGAAcccgaatcagagccaaaaGCTCCGCCTCAAAGCTTGATGATGCAGCTACTGGAGAACAGAAGGCCCGCAGAAGGCCTCCATCAGAACCTCGAACCAATCCTCCCTCCCCCGCCTCCAGTGTCGATGTAGAGAAGGCACCATCAGTGTTCAACTTCACCCAAGGGGCAGCAGGTGGATACCATAAGACCATGAGCGACCGCAGAACACGCTGTCTGGGGAGAAAGGCATGAAATCAACCGACGGCGAACATCCCCTCCAATGAGTCGGGGTGATCCTGTCGGCCAGAATAAGCACGTGCAGGTGATGAGTGACCTGCTAAATAACATGCGAGTGGCGAAAAGGACGACCGTCATGCTTGCAGTTGTTCTTctccgtccaaagaaaccaTGCAATGAAACAGGGAACAAGATAACTAATATGCATGGCGGGAGCCCTCTGGAAAGAGGACCTCTGCCagtgacctagtctaagtgcaatatcagtgctcgTGTGAATCGGTGTGTGCGAAGAAGGAAACCAGGCATCGAAATACTCCCATGCAGAAACCGCTGACTGACTCGAAAAAAAGACATGACTAAGAGACTCGACCGAAGCAGACCGACAACACTGACACCTAGACGCTAACTCAATTCCCCTCCTTTGCAACACTGACACCTAGACGCTACCTATCAGAGGACCTTCACATACATGAGAATGCCCCAAGATACGTCTTCATGTCTGATCAGCAAAAGGTACGAATAATGTGATTTCAGTAAAAAAGTGTATActataattgtgattttttaaataataatactttAGTTGTGATTTGACCTATAGATTAATAGTTCGATTGTGATTATAGATTTTGTGTTATGCCTTATACATGTGCTAATGGGTGTTGTGTTACATGAATTTAGTAGGGTCTTGCAAAGGCCATCCTTGAGGATTTCCCACAGAGCGAGCATCGCTTCTGTGTTTAGCACAtatacaacaacttcaagaagatATTCATCGGGGTGAATTTTAAGGAAATATTGTGGGAGCTTCCGTCGAGTACAACCCACGAACAGTATGTGGAGCGGATGGATGCGTTGCGGATTATATATCCCCAAGCACATCAATACCTACTCGGTGTTGCTCCaaaagaaaaatgggtgaaGGCATATTTCTCTTCACATGTTTGTTGTGATGTTATCCTCAACAATATCTGTGAGACCTCTAATTCGAAGATAGCAATTGCTCAAGAGTTGGCCATTATCACCATGTTGAAGGAGATTCGGACGAGTCAAATGGAGAGAATTCAGATTAGAGGCCAGTGGATCAAGACATACGATCACGTACTGTCGCCCGTTATCAAAGAGATTGTGGATAAGTTGTACGTGAGGGCTTCTTCCTGGAGATCAACATGGAACGGAGAGGATTTGTACCAAGTGTCGGGACCGTCAGCCCAGTATGTAGTGAACATGCATGAATTTACTTGCTCGTGCAGATCATGGCAGCTGACTGGGATCTCGTGCACTCATGCCATCGCTACAATCAACAAGAATGAGAAGGATGTATCAGACTATGTCTCCCGCTATTATTTACGGTCCACAATGTTGATTTTGTACGAGAATGTCCTGTACCCAATCAATGGGATGGATAATTGGTCCAAGACTTCTGACGTTGGATTTGAACTGGCACCCCCGAGGACAAAGCGACAGCATGGGCGGCCAAAGAAACTGAGGCGTGAAGAGCCCCAGGTTCGTCATCATAAGAATGGATCTTAGTCACTACGACGAACCTTTGTACTCAGATGTCGTCGGTGCAGACAAGATGGtcataacaggagaacatgcaccaATGATCCCCGTGTAGATGCTCGAACCAAAGTTGGACAGAGTTCACCGCCCAGTAAGCCCAGTGAGCCACCCACGACGGATGGCGGTGACAAGGCTTGTCGTCTAACGTGTTTCAAAATCAAGAGGTACTATTTAGTACAATTATATGAATTCCCTACCCGTTGGCCTGTATTTTAATGGTTTGTTTGTTACAGACCAATCTACCTCGTGGGGGACGACCTAGCACATGTCGGTCTATGCGGCCAAACCAAGAGGTAGTATTCGGTATcaatttttcactttttatttcCTAACCATTGGCAGTCAATTTGACcggtttgttgtttgttgtagaCCAATCCCACTGGTCCAAGGGCTAGCACACGTCGGACCAGGACTCAGCCGCAACGCTGTGGCCGTCACGGGGATCAGGATTGAATAACCGCGGTGATCAAGTTTGGGAACCTGAAAAGTCTAAACAatggtgttggtttttgtttgtgTCTTAAAGCCTTTTTTTGTCAAACATTATGCTGATATTATATTATGACTATGCTTGTTAGGGATCATCATGGGAAGGCCCTTGTATGTAGTTAACTGCCTTTTTTGTCAAACATTATGACTATGTTTTTTGTCTATGCTTTAAGGGAAGGCTCTTGTATGTAGTTGTAGTTAACTGCATTTTTTGTCTGTATTTTATGACTATACTTTTGTGTATCCTTTATGGGAAGACCCATCTTGTTTGTTGATAACTACTTATACGTATGTTATTAATTGAGTACTGCATATTTTTACTTTGTACGTAGGATGTTATTTCACAAAAAGTCTTGTACGTCGTGTGTTATTAATTGAGTATTGCATATTTTAACTTTGTACGTAGGGTGGTATTTCACAATAAGTTTTGTACACTAGGTGTTATTCAACAAAAAGTTTTGTACGTAGGGTGGTATTTCACCAAAAGCTGGGtacttcattcgtgattataAAACTTCAGAGTGTTAGTTTAATGTACCTATTGTATTTAAGGtacttcattcgtgattataAAACTTCATTCGGGAACTTCATTCGTGATTGTAAAACTTCATTCGTGTACAATAATTAAAGTGTCACTTATTTACCCCTTATACTTACAGTGGAACTTCAAAGGTTCAGTACAAAAAAAATCCCTCATattgattgaagaagaaaagtGTTACCATTACATGCTCAATTTTAACTTCAGTTCTTCACATTCGTCACTTTTCATGCGCAATTTATCATCAAGAACACCTTCCACAATATTCTTGCATCGGAGTTGTTCTTCATGCTCAATATTCTTCCACAATATTCTTGTTCGAGCTTGATTCTTTGAAAGTAAGTGTCTTGGCTTGGCGATAGACCCGCATCAAACCAACGAAAGAATATGCAATCATCTTCCTTCCATATTGGACAACGATAGTAACGTCGACCAGGATTAGCAGTAGTCCTAGATATCACTAGCTCAGCCTCAAGATCATGATTACAGTTCACAATCTCTAGACGTGGCCAATTCCAATTAAAACTTGACCCGTAAGATTGAGAACtagaagaagacattgcaacaATGACctgaattgaaaattaaaaccaaaaatattttcataactTATACGCTATTATTTGTTAAACGAATCCCCAAAAATTGGAATGACACAGCCCAAAAATTGGAACGGCACAGCCTAACATacataaaccctaaattgaaCACAACCAAAATCAGCTGCAGGAACATGCAAAAAGCATCCTACATTTTACCGGTCACAATGGAACTTACCTAAATTGCGACGTCAAACTCAGCGATAGGGATGAATGAGTGAGTAAACGACGGTAGGTGCACACTCAAAACCCCCAAGTGAGATAAATGATTTGAAGTGtgagaaatgaaaatgaagcATACCCCTAAACCCCTTACAATATGTATATATCGTGGGAAATTTCAAATATGACATGACATTACAGAGGGTAGGTCTGCAAGGCAGTGGAGGTTTGCAGTGTAGGTGTGTAGGTTTTTGGTAAGTTGACTAAAATGCCCCTGAGGGTAGGTCTgaaaaatggctacaaatatacgatatgtgattatgtttaaggttagggttgtttgacgatattttttttttgttaggggccTGCAGTGACACAAATAGAAACGTTAGGGACTTTTGATGTAGTTCACTCAACATTAAAAAGGATCATCTTAGAGTTGTTGTAGGAGTAAAGGTTGGATTCCTACTTAATCAAAAAAACATTGTAATTTAATAAAGAAGAACTCAATATATTTATAAGAGactaaaagaagaaaagaaaaccGAAGAACAATTCTCACGTAGGAGGCCACGGTATAAACACCATTTTATCTCTAATATTTTCCTAAGACGCTCTCATTTCATACGAATTTGgttcaaaacattcactttttgaaaaacaagtccgtaacaaataaaaatgtcgaggaagtagtcctttttttacggttcgtcgaaaaactaacggtcaaacCTAATTACACAGTggcatgaccgttagtttttttacggAACCGTCAAAAAAGGACCGCTCCGACAaagatttcatttgttatgcacctgtttttcaaaaagtgaatgttttcgaccaaattcatattttagtcatatatttagtaccaaaattgacctttactctatttataatagtttGCGTAAGAACTGTTGAGTAGAGGTGCCCAAGGTTTACCGAACAGGCGGTTAAAACCAAAACCGttaccgccggttacggttctaAACCGAAACAGCGAGAAATATCCCGAACCAAAACCGTGAATTTTAgaaccgtggttcggttcaggtaCTAAAtttttcgaaccgaaaccgcgACCGatccgccggttccgaaccgtcggttaaccggcggtttcacggttccgaaCCACCAATGCAATGATAAATTTAAACATAGTTAATCCTTATATTAAAACTATACtccattaaataaaacattgttgaatgatccggttttttagttttatacttttataagTAACTTTCATTTTTGGATTTGGTAATATATGTGGAAACAATAATGTGAGACAAAATTTTGTAGCAAAAATAACTTTATAATACTATTAGGTAAAATTGGATGGTAATTTGGTAAACATAagagaaaagataataaaaaaaatagactagatTATAAGATGGAGTCTATGGAGTATGGACCATTGATTATGGTAATAACTTTATAATACTATTTCCGATTTTATTTATTAACACTGTTTTTTACGTATGGAGTCTATGGAGTAAGGatcattattaataaatatttattgaacATTGTTTAATAAAACTTAGAAGAATTGATTACTTTAAATAAAGCATAATACTCTAATTAACATTGGTTAATGAATTTGTAGTCTTCAAAATTGATTAGTTGAGTCTTCAAAATTGATTGGTTGGCGGTGGGTGATGACTGCACTATTCAAAATTGATTGCACAAAACaccatttcttttatttttatttatttgtttatttatttctttatacatttaaatgctaattttaaattcaaattggatCTCATTTCCCCCTGTTTATATCACTTTGTAATTTGcttgtaaattatatcacattgtaatttgtttataaattttatcacattgtaatttgtatatgtaaattgtaaatttgatatcattttcaccttactcatcttaattcaatttaaactatcatttacttgttccattttattttataatttcaaactACATGGCaaaaaaattaaggaaaaaatCGTGAAACCGAACCTAAACTGCTAGGAACcgtccgaaaaccggcggttcggaaccgaaaccgaaaccaccggttttcaaaccgaaaccgaaaccgtGAAACAGCCTCatggttcggttccggttccatatttcccaaaaccggaaccggcggttccgaaccgaaaccgtcggTTCATGAACCGTGGGCAGGTCTACTGTTGAGAagttttcttaattaattacattACAGACGAAAAGGAAAATATGAAATTAGTTAACATTAATTACTCTATAATCGACCCTACTTATTTATTCAAATAAGCTCATCATCATTTTAACATTAAAGGAAAGGCCCCAActaagtttaataaaataggCCCAATGAATTTAGTTCATTTCACCtaataattcaataaaaaaaaaagaaacgatatgtataggggtgggaaattataccgaaataccgtaataccggacttaccgtaccggaaaaataccgaaaataccgatttttcggtataccgcagtttccggtacggtatgataccgtaccgcagtgtttcggtacggtaacggtatcaatttttctatactgcggtataccgaatccacggtataccgaaacttcggtatataccgaatccacggtataccggtataccgtggtataccgaaacttcggtatataccgaagattcggtataccgtggtataccgatagattattatatatatatatatattaatattaaatatgttgtaatatatattacatttatatatatattatattttaaaaaattaatacatcaattaatacaataaagttaaacattcaaatgataatttattcaaacaaattcaaaattaaccttaattatttttttatcaactcatcttattaaatataataaacacaatagcacataacaccgaaagaagattgaaaatacgatatcgggaatatgtttcaacagagcacatttgaaagaatttgtattaactcacaccatttagtatatgattctttgtgtaatgtcatattccaaatatacaaagtaattaaaaattttattttattcttcgtcccacttcataaaatgtcaattaaaaatatgtgcagctgaaaatgaatcaaatcgtttaattagtgtttaattcattgtatgttatcttattttatatactacttaaattgaaggatgaataaataggatactgattagtcattcttaattcttaaagagaaataaatgttcaatttaaattactaactagtgtcacgcccgtgcgatgcacgggtcattttaatttcttcatatttatttcattttgcgaaataaaagttgtgaaatgataaacaaaagaatattcgacatcctcttactttggattatactttttcaatcacattaaccccacatagacacaagagtgtgtttaaatgctatcttttcttaaaaatgtcaatacgagcacattaaaatttcaacacatatttgtgttgacattttaataaactgtcttgacatttaaatatcagacttaaaattaaaaagcattttaaatctgtgaaaatatgaattaaccgttgagttataactgtaggagcaagtttacattgcaataatttaatattgcactggtgagacactttctagtcgagattcatttcgttgcaatatagcgaccctatacactaaaaactcaaaccttgaaacctaaatccttaaccttaactttaaaatatactcatcataaccaacaaatgagccaaattttgatatatgttgaattttagtattttcacattaaaaaaatattatttgctagtattttaaaaatttattcaaatcaaaggaagaccgtgccttgttaatatttttgagaatttgtatgcatgtttataatgatagattgaaattaaagtctagggggaaaaaattgaatctttatttcattacacttgtaaatctatttggagattttatttataagaccaattattactactattggtctaaatagccaaaaataatcaataagtgccttcattttatcattaaccACTATTATGGGACAAAATTCtgaatatatgtaatcaaaataatccataaatatatattaaaagatacttaaagatcaacatcatcggcaacaacaaatataatatgatacttgataacatgctaaccaaaatataaaattgaatagagtgatggacgaattaccgatagcaaaaaataatgaacaatcgagaaaccaattagtaaatgaacaaatcaagaaaccaattatttttcggtataccgtaataacggtatcgtaacggtatcaaaaaatatcataccgaatttccggtatacccgaatttcggtataccgaaaattcggtacggtatcggtattgaattttgtcataccgtactttccggtacggtatgcggtatggcacggtcggtacggtataccgtaccgacccacccctagatATGTATATTCAGATGGTGAGTGCTCGCTTAGCATGTGAAAGATATGGGGATCGATACCCCGCATCTCCAATTTGTTTACTTAAATTTACTCTAGTGTAGAAGTAATATTTTAACTTTTTCCTTTCATGTATTCCCTTTgtccaccaataaatgtctcattttatttttactatatttggtaagtagacattacattccactaactcatttcattcgcattttatataaaagtagacctcacattccactaactttttctatccactttatcatataaagttaaacaattttttaGGGAGTAGCATATTAAGGAAACTAGACTTGGGATTCAATCATAATTGGGTTAAAAGGTTCATGATTTATAGTAGGGATCAAACTTTCTTGTCCTAACCAAAATCTATAGGAATATAGACATTGCTTCATATAATCGTGAAGGCAGAGAACGATATTCTCTCTCCTCctcatttttctctctttttgaTACCATATGGAAATATGTCCTGACTAAGGATTTTTTCGCTCTATTTGCAGTCATCAGATTTTAACATTATGTGGTCCAGAATAGTTCTTAATCGAATCGGTCCAACCGATCAAATCATGAACCAATAATTTCGTTGGCTCACTCACTGGTccatttttttaacattttgtcGAACATCAACTTGAATTAAGCATCTTCTACTCAACTATTcaattccaaaataaataaataagcgTCTCAAAAGTTTTAACTAACATCAACTTGAATTAAGCATCTTCAACTCAACTATTcaattccaaaataaataaataagcgTCTCAAAAGTTTTAACTCCATGCCTATTACATGATCACCACAAAAGATCCATGGTTATTACACTTCTCAACCGTTTGTATAGCACCATATACATGATTGTGGAATTATAAAATTATCCCCACTACAAACCAACCATAACTTtg contains:
- the LOC121811472 gene encoding uncharacterized protein LOC121811472, with the protein product MTRRRVHESKNDGKRLHAICKGKECEWYVYARKIETHNNTNYVVMNMQRDHAHTCSQVLDQRWLTSKWLVERFMEKIKANPHIPLAVIRQCVDEEFGLKVGWMKAYRARDSALEGIFGKAGLQYRRLFYYKSELERTHLDSSVHIHYENFMDPEVVGPRFLRLYCCLGPLKNGWMRFFRSTIFLIACFLRGMYRGQLMTAMGIDPNNGWWPIAWAVTEAESYDQWKWFLAYLSEDLFYVNFFSK
- the LOC121811544 gene encoding uncharacterized protein LOC121811544, whose product is MVLWYPPAAPWVKLNTDGAFSTSTLEAGEGGLVRGSDGGLLRAFCSPVAASSSFEAELLALIRVLEMAMELSTHIWIELDSAALVTLLSSTHLGYADLRHHMALIRSMTSQRQVRFSHIYREGNRAADFLVGRGIQTPALTYYDPISAPRYLKALVRMDQLGYPNFRFRRRDVG
- the LOC121811619 gene encoding uncharacterized protein LOC121811619, which encodes MDALRIIYPQAHQYLLGVAPKEKWVKAYFSSHVCCDVILNNICETSNSKIAIAQELAIITMLKEIRTSQMERIQIRGQWIKTYDHVLSPVIKEIVDKLYVRASSWRSTWNGEDLYQVSGPSAQYVVNMHEFTCSCRSWQLTGISCTHAIATINKNEKDVSDYVSRYYLRSTMLILYENVLYPINGMDNWSKTSDVGFELAPPRTKRQHGRPKKLRREEPQVRHHKNGS